The genome window TTCGCTTCGCCCGGAATGACGAAGGGATTGAACCCTGTTTCCGCCCTTCACTGTTCCTGTCTCCTGTCCTGCTCGCTCTGCTGGCCGTAAGTCTCGCCGCGGGTGTGATCGAAGGATGCGGGCGGCTCAGGTTTCAGCGGAATTGAGGAGACTGGCCACGTACCGGTCGATGGCCTCCTGGTCGTCCTGTTTGATGGTGAGAAATTTGATTCCGATTCCCTGGTGACTGGTGTCGTCCAGTTCCCCGAGCCAGACGACCAGAGCATCCCGCACCTCAACCTCTCTTTCGCCTGCACCGGAGTCGGGCAGCGAGAACCGGATCTGGCACATGTCACCTTTCACAGGGGTAATGTTGCCGCTGATGAAAGCTCCCCCGCCACCTAGTGAGTGGATCGTCCCTTCCTTGCCCGTGCCTTCCCATATGGCGGTGCAGGGCAGGGAAACAGAGGTTCTGGCCCAGGATCGGACAGCTATTCCAAGGAACGCTTCCACTAGAGCGAGGGCCTGGTTCCTGCGGATCGGTTTGAAGATGATGCCGTCAAAACCTGCGGCCGCCAGCTGAAGCCTCGACGCCTCCCGCTCCCCCGAGCTGACGATGATAACGGGAATGTGAGCCGTGGCAGGGTCCGCTTTGAGTATCCTGCAGACATCCAGCCCCATCATGTCTTCCATGATCTGGTCGAGGAGAATGAGGTCCGGGTTTACCGAGCGTGCCTTGTCAATGGCCTGCTTGCCGGACGAGGCCGTGTGGATGTCGAACCGCTCCCTGCCCAGGCAGGAGATCTGCTGGCTGAGGAAAAATTCGTTGTCGTCAACGATCAGAACGACATTTTTCTCATCGGCCATATCAAGGCCTTCTCTCCCCGTCTGCATTCCGCAGATAAATTTTACTCTCACCAGCTATTCAGGCATGCCACGGCGAAAATGGCGGGCCGACTCCCGGGATAGATGGTATTGGAACAAGTGCCCGGGAATCCTAATTCCAAATTTGTAACAGAAGAATCCCGTTTTGTCTCCTTATTGTTGTCACCCGAAATCCGCGATTGATTTTGATCGGCCTCCGGTCGGGGCATCGGAGGAGCCGTTTTTTCGGTCCGGATCCTTGCTCTTTGCACTGCACTCCCTGGCGCCCTCTTTCAAATTTGATAGAGTCGCAAAAAGTCCAATCCGGGACTTTTCGCTCCACGGAAAGGGAAAAGCGTCGTTTTCCCT of bacterium contains these proteins:
- a CDS encoding response regulator, which produces MADEKNVVLIVDDNEFFLSQQISCLGRERFDIHTASSGKQAIDKARSVNPDLILLDQIMEDMMGLDVCRILKADPATAHIPVIIVSSGEREASRLQLAAAGFDGIIFKPIRRNQALALVEAFLGIAVRSWARTSVSLPCTAIWEGTGKEGTIHSLGGGGAFISGNITPVKGDMCQIRFSLPDSGAGEREVEVRDALVVWLGELDDTSHQGIGIKFLTIKQDDQEAIDRYVASLLNSAET